A genomic region of Deltaproteobacteria bacterium contains the following coding sequences:
- a CDS encoding PAS domain S-box protein: MDAAVARQPDTNSPRPIRFWLPLILGVAGFAGLVGFTVFDLDQTVRRVEERARADVAVKMSNLQGAITFRLRQQDMPGVQNVIANQGFHEYSKHVLFIDKQEKIIAATRLALLGQPLASAVPELGGQLAGCKGNRWRGVIQISADRTSLFACYPAAFPNDVSDLAREATGYILSTHDLSRPKNTAKAEASRRLVLVWLLFGAGFCALLFFLRHALARQRIGKIVGTTAALAAGNLEARVGLTGRDELASIGQAMDSMAARLQAAARALNESRDQMELRVEERTAELKKANKHLEREIAARLQSEQSLRESEERYRRLIDLSPDAAFVSLSGTIVYVNAAMVCLLAAADDHALLGRSLFDLLHPDCHETVRGRMRQLSQTGQQNPPLLQKWLRFDGAIAEVEAAAARIPWAEGRANLVMLRDVSEVQKREAWLQGLIETTQDAVISIDREARVVMFNPAAEKIFGYSKAEVEGQKVNMLMGEPYASEHDAYITRYKRTGEARAIGKTRTVVGRRKGGEDFPIELSVT; encoded by the coding sequence ATGGATGCCGCCGTGGCTCGCCAACCAGACACAAACAGCCCGCGGCCGATCCGGTTTTGGCTGCCCTTAATCCTCGGTGTCGCGGGTTTCGCGGGATTGGTCGGCTTTACGGTTTTCGATCTCGACCAAACGGTGCGCCGAGTCGAGGAGCGGGCGCGCGCCGATGTCGCCGTCAAGATGTCGAATCTGCAAGGCGCGATCACGTTTCGCTTGCGTCAGCAGGATATGCCAGGAGTGCAAAATGTTATCGCTAACCAAGGCTTTCATGAATACAGCAAGCATGTGTTGTTCATCGATAAGCAGGAAAAAATCATCGCGGCGACTCGCCTTGCGCTGTTGGGCCAGCCGCTGGCGTCGGCGGTGCCGGAGCTGGGCGGCCAACTGGCCGGCTGCAAAGGTAATCGTTGGCGCGGCGTCATTCAGATCAGCGCCGACCGCACGAGCCTATTTGCCTGCTATCCAGCGGCTTTCCCCAACGACGTGAGCGATCTCGCACGCGAGGCGACCGGCTATATTTTATCGACTCACGATCTGAGCCGCCCGAAGAACACCGCCAAAGCCGAGGCTAGCAGACGCCTGGTGCTCGTCTGGCTGCTATTTGGCGCTGGTTTTTGCGCGTTGTTATTTTTCCTGCGCCACGCCTTGGCGCGTCAACGGATCGGCAAGATCGTCGGCACTACGGCGGCTTTGGCGGCGGGTAACCTCGAAGCCCGCGTGGGCCTAACTGGCCGAGATGAGCTTGCCAGCATCGGCCAAGCGATGGACAGCATGGCGGCGCGATTGCAGGCTGCGGCTCGGGCGCTCAACGAATCGCGCGATCAAATGGAGCTGCGGGTCGAAGAGCGCACGGCCGAACTCAAAAAAGCCAACAAACATCTCGAACGGGAGATTGCTGCGCGTCTGCAAAGCGAGCAGTCGCTGCGAGAAAGCGAAGAGCGCTACCGCAGGCTGATCGATCTAAGTCCGGATGCGGCTTTTGTCAGTTTGAGCGGTACGATCGTTTACGTCAACGCCGCTATGGTGTGCTTGTTAGCGGCCGCGGATGATCACGCGCTGTTGGGCCGCTCGCTGTTCGACCTTCTTCATCCGGACTGTCACGAAACGGTGCGCGGTCGCATGCGTCAGTTGAGCCAGACCGGCCAACAGAATCCACCGCTGCTGCAAAAGTGGCTTCGTTTCGACGGCGCCATAGCCGAGGTCGAAGCGGCGGCGGCGCGGATCCCGTGGGCCGAGGGGCGCGCCAATCTGGTCATGCTGCGCGATGTGTCCGAAGTGCAAAAGCGCGAGGCCTGGCTGCAGGGGCTGATAGAAACCACCCAGGACGCGGTGATTTCCATCGACCGGGAAGCGCGCGTCGTGATGTTCAACCCAGCGGCGGAGAAAATCTTTGGCTACAGCAAAGCCGAGGTCGAGGGTCAGAAGGTCAACATGCTCATGGGCGAGCCTTACGCCAGCGAGCATGACGCTTATATAACGCGTTACAAGAGAACCGGCGAGGCTCGCGCCATCGGCAAGACTCGCACCGTGGTGGGGCGGCGCAAGGGCGGCGAGGACTTTCCCATTGAATTATCGGTAACTTAG
- a CDS encoding benzoyl-CoA reductase subunit C produces the protein MTTVESILSRYREPLENFPLELAADWKKRHADKKLVGCYPVYHPVDLIHAAGMVPVGVIGGGNRLEIAHADSRFQSFVCSIVKSTLELGLTGRLDFLDGIVFHSICDPARNLGSVFKRNFPKLMVDYIHFPQNMTSPYTIDYLASEYLRLKTSYEALTGRPIKDDDLRRSIALFNEQRRLLRELYAIRAEQPENLSTVESYVLLRIGTLMPPEEHIPILKEALADIRARKEKPKDRIKVVLEGSFCEQPPLELIESLEAAGCYILDDDFLLGWRWFLEDIATDGDPLRNLANGYLRQSVYSGVKHDTREPKAKHLIDKVRETGAAAALILSAKFCEPALFDYALYKRALEKEGIPHLFLEFEEKMWIFDKARTEIETFVESMLFD, from the coding sequence ATGACAACTGTCGAGAGCATTCTTTCTCGTTATCGTGAACCCCTCGAAAACTTTCCACTCGAGCTCGCCGCAGATTGGAAAAAACGTCACGCCGATAAAAAACTAGTCGGCTGCTATCCGGTCTACCATCCCGTCGACCTGATTCACGCCGCCGGCATGGTGCCGGTGGGCGTCATCGGCGGCGGTAATCGCCTGGAAATCGCCCACGCCGACTCGCGCTTTCAGTCCTTTGTCTGCTCCATCGTCAAGAGCACTCTCGAGCTTGGCCTGACCGGCCGGCTCGATTTTTTGGACGGCATCGTCTTTCACTCGATCTGCGATCCGGCGCGCAATTTGGGCAGCGTCTTCAAGCGCAACTTTCCCAAGCTGATGGTCGACTACATCCACTTTCCGCAGAATATGACCTCGCCGTATACGATCGACTATCTCGCCTCGGAATACCTGCGCCTCAAGACCAGCTACGAAGCGCTGACGGGCCGGCCGATCAAAGACGACGATCTACGCCGGAGCATCGCGCTTTTCAACGAGCAGCGCCGGCTGCTGCGCGAGCTCTACGCGATCCGCGCCGAGCAGCCCGAGAATCTCTCGACCGTGGAAAGCTATGTTTTGCTGCGCATCGGCACGCTGATGCCGCCGGAAGAGCATATCCCGATCCTCAAAGAAGCGCTGGCCGACATCCGCGCACGCAAGGAAAAACCCAAAGACCGCATCAAAGTTGTCCTCGAAGGGTCTTTCTGCGAACAGCCGCCACTTGAGCTGATCGAATCGCTGGAAGCGGCCGGCTGCTACATCCTCGATGACGATTTTCTTTTGGGCTGGCGCTGGTTCCTGGAGGACATCGCCACCGACGGCGATCCGCTGCGTAATCTCGCCAACGGCTATCTCAGGCAAAGCGTCTACTCCGGCGTCAAGCACGACACCCGCGAACCGAAAGCCAAGCACCTGATCGATAAAGTGCGCGAGACCGGCGCTGCCGCCGCGCTCATCTTGTCGGCGAAGTTCTGCGAGCCAGCGTTGTTTGACTATGCGCTCTATAAACGGGCGCTGGAGAAAGAAGGCATCCCGCATTTGTTCTTAGAATTCGAAGAAAAGATGTGGATTTTCGACAAGGCACGGACAGAGATCGAGACGTTCGTGGAATCGATGCTGTTCGACTGA
- a CDS encoding glycosyltransferase family 9 protein, which yields MNGLPLSSASPIPTSMPSPTSFNWRCAATRRSPTSTRSRCGTPTMCASWTTAATSKNYTASPRPALSILCAAILKRQKVLCKALPSPRCSMGQSVTHYSSIKNLRRTGSVLFHTLKTSAHLGIPGTVLHFGTALGDDLLCTVVFRELAKRGKKNLWIMSEHPELFEHNRDVAKVIPIDENYGLGLELLGSRYKLLQYGAIDLATDRTVPPQRHMITELCACAGVQGEIALRPYFHVDDSAKARASWAQGSIAIQTSGLGARFPTENKEWYPERFQAVVDALGKECQFVQIGSKTDPEAVGACDLRGKTTIHEVAAILANSRLYLGGEGFLMHLARAVDCPSVIVFGGRVTPWQCGYSCNTNLYSALPCAPCWLWQPCDYERRCMQDISVAAVITAIRERLALPRAPLAVDTHLL from the coding sequence ATGAATGGGCTGCCGCTCTCGAGCGCAAGCCCTATCCCAACGTCGATGCCATCGCCAACGTCTTTCAATTGGCGGTGCGCCGCAACCCGGAGATCGCCAACTTCAACCCGCTCGCGCTGTGGAACACCCACTATGTGCGCGAGTTGGACGACAGCGGCTACATCGAAAAATTATACAGCTAGCCCACGCCCAGCCCTTTCAATACTGTGCGCAGCAATATTGAAAAGGCAAAAAGTATTATGTAAAGCGTTACCGAGCCCAAGATGCAGCATGGGGCAATCGGTGACACATTATTCAAGCATCAAGAATTTGCGGCGAACGGGTTCGGTTCTATTTCACACCCTCAAAACCTCCGCCCACCTGGGTATCCCGGGCACGGTTTTACATTTCGGCACGGCGTTGGGAGATGACCTGTTATGCACCGTGGTGTTCCGTGAACTCGCCAAACGCGGCAAGAAAAACCTCTGGATCATGAGCGAACACCCGGAGCTATTTGAGCACAACCGGGATGTCGCCAAAGTCATACCGATCGATGAAAACTATGGCTTAGGGTTAGAGTTGCTCGGGTCGCGATATAAGCTACTTCAATATGGCGCCATCGACCTCGCCACCGATCGCACCGTGCCGCCACAACGGCACATGATCACCGAGCTTTGCGCTTGCGCCGGCGTTCAAGGCGAAATCGCTCTGCGCCCTTACTTCCATGTGGACGATAGCGCCAAGGCGCGGGCGTCTTGGGCGCAAGGCTCGATCGCCATCCAAACCAGCGGCCTTGGAGCTCGGTTTCCAACTGAAAACAAGGAGTGGTATCCCGAGCGTTTCCAGGCCGTCGTCGATGCGCTCGGCAAGGAATGCCAGTTCGTCCAAATCGGCTCGAAGACGGATCCAGAAGCGGTAGGGGCCTGCGATCTGCGCGGCAAAACCACGATCCATGAAGTGGCAGCGATCTTGGCTAACAGCCGATTGTATCTCGGCGGCGAAGGCTTCCTGATGCACCTGGCGCGGGCTGTCGACTGTCCGTCGGTCATTGTGTTTGGCGGCCGAGTCACCCCTTGGCAGTGCGGCTACAGCTGCAACACAAACTTGTATTCGGCCTTGCCCTGCGCTCCCTGCTGGCTATGGCAACCCTGCGATTACGAGCGGCGTTGCATGCAGGACATTTCGGTTGCCGCGGTCATCACCGCCATACGTGAGCGGCTGGCTCTGCCGCGCGCACCACTCGCCGTCGACACCCATCTCCTCTAG
- a CDS encoding hemerythrin, producing MEQSFAHNCGCGHGAVKPTEILSDEHRVIERVLSALEALTRRPIPQALEHWQKALDFIRCFADQCHHFKEEQVLFPAMEERGIPKEGGPIGMMLLEHEEGRGYVRAMAAALEAVAARDRAANETVVQNARAYIRLLREHIQKEDQILYPMAENAIPAEELEQMRARFAEHEAAEMGAGTHERYLTIARDLETALGL from the coding sequence ATGGAACAAAGCTTTGCCCATAATTGTGGCTGCGGCCATGGGGCGGTCAAGCCCACGGAGATTCTTAGTGACGAGCACCGGGTGATCGAGCGTGTGCTCAGCGCGCTGGAAGCGCTAACTCGCCGACCAATACCGCAAGCGCTCGAGCATTGGCAGAAAGCCCTGGATTTCATTCGCTGCTTTGCCGACCAGTGCCACCACTTCAAAGAGGAACAGGTGCTGTTCCCGGCGATGGAAGAGCGCGGCATTCCCAAGGAGGGCGGGCCCATCGGTATGATGCTGCTCGAACATGAAGAGGGCCGGGGCTATGTGCGGGCGATGGCTGCGGCGTTAGAAGCAGTGGCTGCGCGGGATCGTGCGGCGAATGAGACGGTTGTGCAAAACGCACGCGCTTACATCCGTTTGCTGCGAGAGCACATTCAAAAGGAAGATCAAATTCTCTACCCAATGGCGGAAAACGCCATTCCCGCCGAGGAGCTGGAGCAGATGCGGGCGCGCTTCGCAGAGCACGAGGCCGCCGAGATGGGCGCCGGCACCCACGAGCGCTATTTGACAATCGCCCGGGATCTGGAGACGGCGTTGGGTTTGTAG
- a CDS encoding YfhL family 4Fe-4S dicluster ferredoxin gives MATMITTDCISCGACEPECPNNAISQGDPIFVIDAKLCTECVGFHDYEACAAVCPVDCCVTDQNNIESEEVLIARAKQLHPETQFGDNFESRFRKGQGKAGAPANGGAAAAVANSDGAAATGQPAAAGVPVYAEAEVNFQELPPIDSWTVPMRCYKCNEPHVEPVTNFAIGNVIFCPHCHKSTVVRDNLNYHIRTLLKDAYDKWETEQAQFLARREQELAQLMEKRAKEAETFETHQKHELERIRQQLDVIGDNYDAPGKPLRKGNRFRWS, from the coding sequence ATGGCGACGATGATCACAACCGATTGCATCAGCTGCGGCGCGTGCGAACCGGAGTGTCCGAACAACGCGATCTCGCAGGGCGATCCGATCTTCGTCATCGACGCCAAGCTCTGCACCGAGTGCGTCGGCTTTCACGATTACGAGGCCTGTGCCGCGGTCTGCCCGGTCGATTGCTGTGTCACCGATCAGAATAATATTGAGAGCGAAGAGGTTTTGATCGCCCGCGCCAAACAGCTCCACCCCGAAACTCAGTTCGGCGACAATTTCGAGTCGCGTTTCCGCAAAGGCCAGGGTAAAGCCGGAGCGCCGGCAAACGGCGGAGCCGCCGCAGCGGTAGCCAACAGCGACGGGGCCGCAGCCACAGGCCAACCAGCCGCTGCCGGTGTCCCGGTGTACGCGGAGGCGGAAGTCAACTTCCAAGAGCTGCCGCCCATCGATTCGTGGACCGTGCCGATGCGCTGTTACAAGTGCAACGAGCCCCATGTCGAGCCGGTCACCAACTTCGCCATCGGCAATGTTATTTTCTGCCCGCACTGCCACAAATCCACCGTCGTGCGCGACAACTTGAACTACCACATCCGCACGCTGCTCAAAGACGCCTACGACAAGTGGGAGACCGAGCAGGCGCAGTTCTTGGCGCGGCGCGAGCAAGAGCTGGCGCAACTGATGGAGAAGCGCGCCAAAGAAGCGGAAACTTTTGAGACCCATCAAAAGCACGAGCTCGAACGGATCCGCCAGCAATTGGATGTCATCGGCGACAATTACGATGCCCCGGGCAAACCGCTCAGGAAGGGCAATCGCTTTCGCTGGAGCTAG
- a CDS encoding ABC transporter substrate-binding protein, protein MANKKLRIIYRSNAHAPLWLVADKSGVWGKNGLEVDTSPQLVREKAVEALKNGHVDLISGNHHNLYIRNAQGEDFVHLAQATNDWTENKLVTNKPVKSVQELRGKTVVADKLSSHAGLNIWLFLKQAGLDADRGDVKLVEMRGSSEERWKKVLSGQYDATFVTLPHDERAKKAGGYAMDVPAIPMIRGVTLTTTTTFVKQHEEEIRRLIRGFVDAIHFFITRKEETLEILKENASPVLKLETDAEVERLYDEWAAALERKPYPNVDAIANVFQLAVRRNPEIANFNPLALWNTHYVRELDDSGYIEKLYS, encoded by the coding sequence ATGGCCAACAAGAAACTACGAATCATCTATCGCTCCAACGCCCATGCGCCGCTTTGGCTGGTGGCCGATAAGTCCGGCGTCTGGGGCAAGAACGGCTTGGAAGTCGACACCTCGCCGCAGCTGGTGCGCGAAAAGGCGGTCGAAGCGCTAAAGAATGGCCACGTCGACTTGATCTCCGGCAACCATCACAATCTGTATATCCGCAACGCCCAGGGCGAAGACTTCGTCCATCTGGCCCAGGCGACCAATGATTGGACTGAAAACAAACTCGTCACCAACAAGCCCGTCAAGTCGGTGCAGGAGCTGCGCGGCAAAACCGTGGTGGCCGACAAACTGAGCTCGCATGCCGGCTTGAACATCTGGTTATTCTTAAAGCAAGCAGGGCTGGACGCCGACCGCGGCGACGTTAAACTGGTCGAGATGCGCGGCTCTTCGGAAGAGCGCTGGAAAAAAGTTCTGAGCGGCCAATACGACGCGACTTTCGTCACGCTGCCGCACGACGAGCGCGCCAAAAAGGCCGGCGGCTACGCCATGGACGTGCCCGCGATTCCGATGATCCGCGGCGTCACCCTGACGACGACCACCACTTTCGTCAAGCAGCACGAAGAAGAGATTCGCCGTTTGATCCGCGGCTTTGTCGACGCCATCCATTTTTTCATCACGCGCAAAGAGGAAACCTTGGAAATCCTCAAGGAGAACGCCTCGCCGGTTCTCAAGCTCGAAACCGACGCCGAAGTCGAGCGGCTGTACGATGAATGGGCTGCCGCTCTCGAGCGCAAGCCCTATCCCAACGTCGATGCCATCGCCAACGTCTTTCAATTGGCGGTGCGCCGCAACCCGGAGATCGCCAACTTCAACCCGCTCGCGCTGTGGAACACCCACTATGTGCGCGAGTTGGACGACAGCGGCTACATCGAAAAATTATACAGCTAG